A window from Zonotrichia albicollis isolate bZonAlb1 chromosome 8, bZonAlb1.hap1, whole genome shotgun sequence encodes these proteins:
- the PRKAB2 gene encoding 5'-AMP-activated protein kinase subunit beta-2 isoform X2, whose amino-acid sequence MGNTTSERVSGERHGSKAQRSDGSGASHPAKEHPHKIMVGSTDDPSVFSSHDSKIPGDKEFVSWQPDLEESVKPSQQARPTVIRWADGGKEVFISGSFNNWSTKIPLIKSHNDFVAILDLPEGEHQYKFFVDGQWVHDPSEPVVTSQMGTINNLIHVKKSDFEVFDALKVDSLESSETSDLSSSPPGPYGQEMYVYRPEERFKSPPILPPHLLQVILNKDTNISCDPALLPEPNHVMLNHLYALSIKDGVMVLSATHRYKKKYVTTLLYKPI is encoded by the exons ATGGGGAACACCACGAGCGAGCGGGTGTCCGGGGAGCGCCATGGCTCCAAAGCCCAGCGCTCCGACGGCTCCGGCGCCTCCCACCCCGCCAAGGAGCACCCGCACAAGATCATGGTGGGCAGCACTGACGACCCCAGCGTCTTCAGCTCCCACGACTCCAAG ATTCCTGGGGACAAGGAGTTTGTGTCGTGGCAGCCAGATCTGGAGGAGTCAGTGAAGCCATCCCAACAGGCTCGTCCAACTGTCATACGCTGGGCTGATGGAGGCAAGGAGGTCTTCATCTCCGGATCCTTCAACAACTGGAGCACCAAGATCCCGCTCATCAAGAG CCACAATGACTTTGTTGCTATCCTGGACCTTCCAGAAGGAGAGCACCAGTACAAATTTTTTGTGGATGGCCAGTGGGTTCATGATCCATCTGAG CCTGTGGTTACCAGCCAGATGGGCACGATAAACAACCTCATCCACGTCAAGAAGTCTGACTTTGAGGTGTTTGATGCGTTGAAGGTGGATTCCCTGGAAAGCTCCGAAACCTCAG ATTTATCCAGCTCCCCACCGGGCCCTTACGGCCAGGAGATGTACGTGTACCGGCCCGAGGAGCGCTTCAAATCGCCGCCCATCCTCCCGCCCCACCTCCTCCAGGTCATCCTCAACAAGGACACCAACATCTCG TGtgacccagccctgctgcccgaGCCCAACCACGTCATGCTCAATCACCTCTACGCGCTCTCCATCAAG GATGGCGTGATGGTGCTCAGTGCCACGCACCGCTACAAGAAGAAGTACGTCACCACGCTGCTGTACAAGCCCATCTGA
- the LOC102065421 gene encoding flavin-containing monooxygenase 5-like isoform X1 translates to MGTLCPHTQPSGPAGMWAIQCRLPPEQPERCVTPGTTTSGRGLIPIILGSKSRTALVYQARNHKDGLRVPAQHMPWDGSCGRRSRLRRRRCMNSRAGGREPAGSGLPLPAPVGGVTEGEAPLPDAAHHRAGPRAGLTEHGASHGPVPAASLPWAARPTAAGREPALERSMAKKVAIIGGGSSGLCAIKACLQEGLQPVCFERTGDIGGLWRFEEHPEDGRASIYRSVIINTSKEMMCFSDFPIPEDFPNYMHNSKIMEYFRMYAQHFDLLRHIRFRTSVCRVSKRPDFASSGQWEVLTESEGKQEAAVFDAVLVCSGHHTNAHLPLGSFPGIEKFKGRYLHSRDYKDAQAFRDKRVVVIGIGNSGSDLAVEISQTAQQVFLSTRRGAWIFNRVGDQGYPIDTILTTRLKTFLQGLLSSSITCDFMEKKLNARFDHSRYGLKPKHRVFQQHPTLNDDLPNRIISGRVRVKPNVQEFTETSAIFEDGTREDVDAVVFATGYSFSFPFLDGCVKVVENQIPLYKFVFPPDLEKPTLAFIGLIQPLGAIMPISELQSRWATRVFKGLNELPLQHDMEADIEQKKEAMAKRYVKSQRHTIQVDYIPYMDELACQLGVKPNLLSLFLTDPRLAMEVAFGPCTPYQYRLRGPGAWAGAREAILTQQQRILKPLQTRPVEESTSAPAIPLIFKLIGAVAILAAVFAYL, encoded by the exons AGCAGCCAGAGCGGTGCGTCACCCCGGGTACCACAACAAGCGGGCGTGGGCTGATCCCGATAATCTTAGGGTCAAAATCCAGGACAGCGCTTGTTTACCAAGCACGCAACCACAAGGATGGGCTCCGTGTCCCCGCGCAGCACATGCCCTGGGACGGCTCCTGCGGCCGCCGGTCGAGGCTGAGGCGCCGCCGCTGCATGAACAGCCGAGCAGGCGGCCGGGAGCCAGCCGGGTCCGGGCTTCCTCTCCCCGCGCCCGTGGGAGGAGTGACGGAGGGGGAGGCCCCGCTCCCGGACGCTGCGCACCACCGAGCCGGGCCGCGGGCCGGCCTCACGGAGCACGGAGCCTCGCACGGGCCCGTGCCCGCCGCCAGCCTTCCCTGGGCTGCTCGTCCCACGGCCGCAG GTAGAGAGCCGGCGCTGGAGCGCAGCATGGCGAAGAAGGTGGCCATCATCGGCGGGGGCAGCAGCGGGCTGTGCGCCATCAAAGCCTGCctccaggaggggctgcagcccgTCTGCTTCGAGAGGACCGGCGACATCGGAGGCCTCTGGAGGTTTGAG GAGCACCCCGAGGACGGCCGTGCCAGCATCTACCGCTCGGTCATCATCAACACCTCCAAGGAGATGATGTGCTTCAGCGACTTCCCCATCCCCGAGGATTTCCCCAACTACATGCACAACTCCAAGATCATGGAGTATTTCCGCATGTACGCGCAGCACTTCGACCTGCTGCGCCACATCCGCTTCAGG ACCAGCGTGTGCCGCGTGTCCAAGCGCCCCGACTTCGCCAGCAGCGGGCAGTGGGAGGTGCTGACCGAGAGTGAGGGCAAGCAGGAGGCGGCCGTCTTCGACGCCGTGCTGGTGTGCAGTGGGCACCACACCAACGCTCATCTCCCGCTCGGCTCCTTCCCAG GAATTGAGAAGTTCAAGGGCCGCTACCTCCACAGCCGAGACTACAAGGATGCTCAGGCTTTCAGAGACAAAAGGGTTGTTGTCATCGGGATTGGGAATTCGGGGTCAGACCTGGCTGTGGAGATCAGCCAAACAGCCCAGCAG GTGTTCCTCAGCACCCGCAGGGGTGCGTGGATCTTCAACCGCGTTGGAGATCAGGGCTACCCCATCGACACCATCTTAACCACCCGCCTGAAGACgttcctgcaggggctgctcagctCCTCCATCACGTGTGACTTCATGGAGAAGAAGCTGAATGCCAGGTTCGATCACTCACGTTACGGCCTCAAGCCGAAGCACAG GGTCTTTCAACAGCACCCCACTCTCAACGACGACCTGCCCAACCGCATCATTTCGGGCAGGGTGCGGGTGAAGCCGAACGTCCAGGAGTTCACAGAGACATCTGCCATCTTTGAGGATGGCACCAGGGAAGATGTCGATGCCGTAGTTTTTGCCACAGGATACAGCTTCTCCTTCCCGTTCCTCGACGGCTGCGTGAAGGTGGTGGAGAACCAGATTCCCCTCTACAAATTCGTGTTCCCCCCTGACCTGGAGAAGCCAACACTGGCTTTCATCGGCCTCATCCAGCCCCTAGGAGCCATCATGCCCATCTCAGAACTCCAGAGTCGCTGGGCCACCCGAGTCTTCAAAG ggctgaacgagctgcccctgcagcacgACATGGAGGCTGACATTGAGCAGAAGAAAGAAGCCATGGCAAAGAG GTACGTGAAGAGCCAGCGGCACACCATCCAGGTGGATTACATCCCTTACATGGACGAGCTCGCCTGCCAGCTGGGGGTCAAGCCCaacctgctctccctgttcctcacgGACCCCAGGCTGGCCATGGAGGTGGCCTTCGGTCCGTGCACGCCGTACCAGTACCGGCTGCGGGGCCCGGGTGCGtgggcaggagccagggaagccatcctcacccagcagcagcGCATCCTCAAGCCCCTGCAGACACGACCTGTGGAAGAGAGCACCTCAGCCCCTGCCATTCCCCTCATCTTCAAGCTGATCGGGGCTGTGGCCATCCTGGCAGCCGTTTTTGCTTACTTGTAG
- the LOC102065421 gene encoding flavin-containing monooxygenase 5-like isoform X2, whose product MAKKVAIIGGGSSGLCAIKACLQEGLQPVCFERTGDIGGLWRFEEHPEDGRASIYRSVIINTSKEMMCFSDFPIPEDFPNYMHNSKIMEYFRMYAQHFDLLRHIRFRTSVCRVSKRPDFASSGQWEVLTESEGKQEAAVFDAVLVCSGHHTNAHLPLGSFPGIEKFKGRYLHSRDYKDAQAFRDKRVVVIGIGNSGSDLAVEISQTAQQVFLSTRRGAWIFNRVGDQGYPIDTILTTRLKTFLQGLLSSSITCDFMEKKLNARFDHSRYGLKPKHRVFQQHPTLNDDLPNRIISGRVRVKPNVQEFTETSAIFEDGTREDVDAVVFATGYSFSFPFLDGCVKVVENQIPLYKFVFPPDLEKPTLAFIGLIQPLGAIMPISELQSRWATRVFKGLNELPLQHDMEADIEQKKEAMAKRYVKSQRHTIQVDYIPYMDELACQLGVKPNLLSLFLTDPRLAMEVAFGPCTPYQYRLRGPGAWAGAREAILTQQQRILKPLQTRPVEESTSAPAIPLIFKLIGAVAILAAVFAYL is encoded by the exons ATGGCGAAGAAGGTGGCCATCATCGGCGGGGGCAGCAGCGGGCTGTGCGCCATCAAAGCCTGCctccaggaggggctgcagcccgTCTGCTTCGAGAGGACCGGCGACATCGGAGGCCTCTGGAGGTTTGAG GAGCACCCCGAGGACGGCCGTGCCAGCATCTACCGCTCGGTCATCATCAACACCTCCAAGGAGATGATGTGCTTCAGCGACTTCCCCATCCCCGAGGATTTCCCCAACTACATGCACAACTCCAAGATCATGGAGTATTTCCGCATGTACGCGCAGCACTTCGACCTGCTGCGCCACATCCGCTTCAGG ACCAGCGTGTGCCGCGTGTCCAAGCGCCCCGACTTCGCCAGCAGCGGGCAGTGGGAGGTGCTGACCGAGAGTGAGGGCAAGCAGGAGGCGGCCGTCTTCGACGCCGTGCTGGTGTGCAGTGGGCACCACACCAACGCTCATCTCCCGCTCGGCTCCTTCCCAG GAATTGAGAAGTTCAAGGGCCGCTACCTCCACAGCCGAGACTACAAGGATGCTCAGGCTTTCAGAGACAAAAGGGTTGTTGTCATCGGGATTGGGAATTCGGGGTCAGACCTGGCTGTGGAGATCAGCCAAACAGCCCAGCAG GTGTTCCTCAGCACCCGCAGGGGTGCGTGGATCTTCAACCGCGTTGGAGATCAGGGCTACCCCATCGACACCATCTTAACCACCCGCCTGAAGACgttcctgcaggggctgctcagctCCTCCATCACGTGTGACTTCATGGAGAAGAAGCTGAATGCCAGGTTCGATCACTCACGTTACGGCCTCAAGCCGAAGCACAG GGTCTTTCAACAGCACCCCACTCTCAACGACGACCTGCCCAACCGCATCATTTCGGGCAGGGTGCGGGTGAAGCCGAACGTCCAGGAGTTCACAGAGACATCTGCCATCTTTGAGGATGGCACCAGGGAAGATGTCGATGCCGTAGTTTTTGCCACAGGATACAGCTTCTCCTTCCCGTTCCTCGACGGCTGCGTGAAGGTGGTGGAGAACCAGATTCCCCTCTACAAATTCGTGTTCCCCCCTGACCTGGAGAAGCCAACACTGGCTTTCATCGGCCTCATCCAGCCCCTAGGAGCCATCATGCCCATCTCAGAACTCCAGAGTCGCTGGGCCACCCGAGTCTTCAAAG ggctgaacgagctgcccctgcagcacgACATGGAGGCTGACATTGAGCAGAAGAAAGAAGCCATGGCAAAGAG GTACGTGAAGAGCCAGCGGCACACCATCCAGGTGGATTACATCCCTTACATGGACGAGCTCGCCTGCCAGCTGGGGGTCAAGCCCaacctgctctccctgttcctcacgGACCCCAGGCTGGCCATGGAGGTGGCCTTCGGTCCGTGCACGCCGTACCAGTACCGGCTGCGGGGCCCGGGTGCGtgggcaggagccagggaagccatcctcacccagcagcagcGCATCCTCAAGCCCCTGCAGACACGACCTGTGGAAGAGAGCACCTCAGCCCCTGCCATTCCCCTCATCTTCAAGCTGATCGGGGCTGTGGCCATCCTGGCAGCCGTTTTTGCTTACTTGTAG
- the LOC102072223 gene encoding flavin-containing monooxygenase 5, which yields MAQLSATLVTCTQLLQKVVGWAGDPEWVKGGGSCPSDAWASQCQPPPPPPTSPRFVFHAATCRNPKHSHISALPRKSWGAVGIIKHLQNLMHLLQRAGQVRRCGKEVRETCRSCLEEHLVTPWPPTGNIGTVTLKTSSSGQPPLRDTPGSAPPGHSFSHTLATTTPGDMTARRVAVIGAGASGLCALKCCLDEGLEATCFERSKDIGGLWRFEEHPEDGRASIYRSVIINTSKEMMCFSDFPIPEDFPNYMHNSKIMEYFRMYAQHFDLLRHIRFRTSVCRVSKRPDFASSGQWEVLTESEGKQEAAVFDAVLVCSGHHTNAHLPLGSFPGLEKFEGCYLHSRDYKNPQPFFGKRVVVVGIGNSGIDIAVELSHTAKQVFLSTRRGSWVLHRVADNGYPFDYNYGTRFLHLVQNVVPKSILNFFVEWKLNARFDHTLYGLKPKHGVLDTHPTVNDDLPNRIISGRVRMKPNVQEFTETSAIFEDGTREDVDTVVFATGYSFSFPFLDGCVKVVENQIPLYKFVFPPDLEKPTLAFIGLIQPWGAIMPISELQSRWAIRVFKGLNELPLQHDMEADIEQKKEAMAKRYVKSQRHTVQVDYIPYMDELACQLGVKPNLLSLFLTDPRLAMEVAFGPCTPYQYRLRGPGAWAGAREAILTQQQRMVSALQPRAARRPARPSALPHVLTVLFSIGMIMATLIYVSLSA from the exons ATGGCACAGCTCAGTGCCACCCTGGTCACCTGCACACAGCTCCTCCAGAAGGTGGTTGGGTGGGCTGGGGACCCAGAGTGGGTAAAGGGTGGGGGGTCCTGTCCATCAGATGCCTGGGCTAGTCAATGCCAgcccccaccccctccccccaCATCCCCTAGGTTTGTCTTCCACGCTGCAACCTGCCGAAATCCAAAGCACAGCCAcatctctgccctgcccaggaagTCCTGGGGCGCTGTCGGCATCATTAAACACTTACAGAACTTAATGCACCTcttgcagagagcagggcaggtcAGGAGGTGTGGCAAGGAGGTGAGAGAAACCTGTAGATCATGTCTGGAAGAACATCTTGTAACACCTTGGCCACCCACAGGAAATATAGGGACAGTCACCCTCAAAACGAGCAGCAGCGGGCAGCCTCCCTTGAGGGACACGCCTGGCTCTGCACCTCCTGGCCACAGCTTCTCCCACACCCTTGCCACCACCACGCCAGGGGACATGACTGCTCGCAGAGTGGCCGTCATCGgcgccggcgcctctggcctgtGCGCCCTCAAGTGCTGCCTGGATGAGGGGCTGGAGGCCACCTGCTTTGAGAGGAGCAAGGACATCGGGGGGCTCTGGCGCTTCGAG GAGCACCCCGAGGACGGCCGTGCCAGCATCTACCGCTCGGTCATCATCAACACCTCCAAGGAGATGATGTGCTTCAGCGACTTCCCCATCCCCGAGGATTTCCCCAACTACATGCACAACTCCAAGATCATGGAGTACTTCCGCATGTACGCGCAGCACTTCGACCTGCTGCGCCACATCCGCTTCAGG ACCAGCGTGTGCCGCGTGTCCAAGCGCCCCGACTTCGCCAGCAGCGGGCAGTGGGAGGTGCTGACCGAGAGCGAGGGCAAGCAGGAGGCGGCCGTCTTCGACGCCGTGCTGGTGTGCAGCGGGCACCACACCAACGCTCATCTCCCGCTCGGCTCCTTCCCAG GGCTGGAGAAGTTTGAGGGCTGCTACCTGCACAGCCGGGACTACAAGAACCCTCAGCCTTTTTTTGGAAAACGGGTGGTCGTGGTTGGCATTGGGAATTCAGGCATCGATATCGCAGTGGAGCTGAGCCACACAGCCAAGCAG GTTTTCCTCAGCACCAGGCGTGGGTCCTGGGTGCTGCACCGGGTGGCAGACAATGGGTACCCCTTTGATTACAACTACGGCACTCGCTTCCTGCACCTCGTCCAGAATGTGGTGCCTAAAAGTATCCTGAATTTCTTTGTGGAGTGGAAGCTGAATGCCCGCTTTGACCACACACTCTATGGCCTAAAGCCCAAGCATGG GGTCCTTGACACACACCCCACTGTCAACGACGACCTGCCCAACCGCATCATTtcgggcagggtgaggatgaaGCCGAACGTCCAGGAGTTCACAGAGACATCTGCCATCTTTGAGGATGGCACCAGGGAAGATGTCGATACTGTAGTTTTTGCCACAGGATACAGCTTCTCCTTCCCGTTCCTCGACGGCTGCGTGAAGGTGGTGGAGAACCAGATTCCCCTCTACAAATTCGTGTTCCCCCCTGACCTGGAGAAGCCAACACTGGCTTTCATCGGCCTcatccagccctggggagccaTCATGCCCATCTCAGAGCTCCAGAGTCGCTGGGCCATCCGTGTCTTCAAAG GGCTGAAcgagctgcccctgcagcacgACATGGAGGCTGACATTGAGCAGAAGAAAGAAGCCATGGCAAAGAG GTACGTGAAGAGCCAGAGGCACACCGTCCAGGTGGATTACATCCCTTACATGGACGAGCTCGCCTGCCAGCTGGGGGTCAAGCCCaacctgctctccctgttcctcacgGACCCCAGGCTGGCCATGGAGGTGGCCTTCGGTCCGTGCACGCCGTACCAGTACCGGCTGCGGGGCCCGGGTGCGtgggcaggagccagggaagccatcctcacccagcagcagcGCATGGTCAGCGCCCTGCAGCCGCGGGCCGCccgccgccccgcccggcccagCGCCCTGCCCCACGTCCTCACGGTGCTCTTCAGCATCGGCATGATTATGGCCACCCTCATCTACGTCTCGCTCTCTGCTTAG
- the PRKAB2 gene encoding 5'-AMP-activated protein kinase subunit beta-2 isoform X1, which yields MGNTTSERVSGERHGSKAQRSDGSGASHPAKEHPHKIMVGSTDDPSVFSSHDSKIPGDKEFVSWQPDLEESVKPSQQARPTVIRWADGGKEVFISGSFNNWSTKIPLIKSHNDFVAILDLPEGEHQYKFFVDGQWVHDPSEPVVTSQMGTINNLIHVKKSDFEVFDALKVDSLESSETSGRDLSSSPPGPYGQEMYVYRPEERFKSPPILPPHLLQVILNKDTNISCDPALLPEPNHVMLNHLYALSIKDGVMVLSATHRYKKKYVTTLLYKPI from the exons ATGGGGAACACCACGAGCGAGCGGGTGTCCGGGGAGCGCCATGGCTCCAAAGCCCAGCGCTCCGACGGCTCCGGCGCCTCCCACCCCGCCAAGGAGCACCCGCACAAGATCATGGTGGGCAGCACTGACGACCCCAGCGTCTTCAGCTCCCACGACTCCAAG ATTCCTGGGGACAAGGAGTTTGTGTCGTGGCAGCCAGATCTGGAGGAGTCAGTGAAGCCATCCCAACAGGCTCGTCCAACTGTCATACGCTGGGCTGATGGAGGCAAGGAGGTCTTCATCTCCGGATCCTTCAACAACTGGAGCACCAAGATCCCGCTCATCAAGAG CCACAATGACTTTGTTGCTATCCTGGACCTTCCAGAAGGAGAGCACCAGTACAAATTTTTTGTGGATGGCCAGTGGGTTCATGATCCATCTGAG CCTGTGGTTACCAGCCAGATGGGCACGATAAACAACCTCATCCACGTCAAGAAGTCTGACTTTGAGGTGTTTGATGCGTTGAAGGTGGATTCCCTGGAAAGCTCCGAAACCTCAGGTCGGG ATTTATCCAGCTCCCCACCGGGCCCTTACGGCCAGGAGATGTACGTGTACCGGCCCGAGGAGCGCTTCAAATCGCCGCCCATCCTCCCGCCCCACCTCCTCCAGGTCATCCTCAACAAGGACACCAACATCTCG TGtgacccagccctgctgcccgaGCCCAACCACGTCATGCTCAATCACCTCTACGCGCTCTCCATCAAG GATGGCGTGATGGTGCTCAGTGCCACGCACCGCTACAAGAAGAAGTACGTCACCACGCTGCTGTACAAGCCCATCTGA